A part of Corynebacterium mustelae genomic DNA contains:
- the dop gene encoding depupylase/deamidase Dop — MARIIGTETEYGIATPTDPTLSPIITSTHAVVAFSQGQGARWDFSSEHPLRDSRGFDLKRHQTIPVVDPNALGIANVVLENGGRFYVDHAHPEYSAPETTTPWQAMIYDLAGDVIMNTAVKRVAAFSARNHSILEHHQPCPPLKIYKNNIDNKGASYGSHENYLYSRDTEFDHLAQGLIPFLVARQVLTGAGRVGLGMFGEEPGFQISQRADYIEQEISLETTLNRGIINTRDEPHADAKRFGRLHIIIGDANMSHTSTLLKLGTTSLVMDAIEAGANFNDLTLKTPVAELKHVSRDLSLTHKLTLVDGRQLTALELLREYHNRVEADETVHPLWAETIEKLHTGGPHACADTLDWCAKWALISSYTNRGIGITDAKLKLIDLQYADIDPSKSLYHALVRNSAMQTLVTTDMIEHAAWHPPTDTRAYLRGELIKRVSHLIDSASWEVMSIFGQRIFMPEVTTHTKQHTETSLSILPNITEFLADMRAKGLME; from the coding sequence ATGGCACGCATCATCGGAACCGAAACGGAATACGGAATCGCAACACCAACCGACCCCACATTATCGCCCATAATAACCTCAACACACGCCGTCGTTGCCTTCAGCCAAGGACAAGGCGCACGATGGGATTTCTCCTCCGAACATCCACTGCGCGATAGCCGCGGATTCGACCTCAAACGCCACCAAACCATTCCCGTCGTAGACCCCAACGCACTCGGAATCGCCAATGTCGTTCTAGAAAACGGCGGCCGCTTTTACGTCGACCACGCACACCCAGAATACTCAGCCCCAGAAACAACAACCCCGTGGCAAGCGATGATCTACGACCTGGCAGGCGACGTCATCATGAACACCGCAGTCAAACGAGTAGCGGCCTTCAGCGCACGCAACCACTCAATCTTAGAACACCACCAACCGTGCCCACCGCTAAAAATCTACAAAAACAACATCGACAACAAAGGCGCAAGCTACGGCAGCCACGAAAACTACCTCTATTCCCGCGACACCGAATTCGACCACCTCGCACAAGGACTCATCCCATTCCTCGTCGCCCGCCAAGTACTCACCGGAGCAGGACGCGTAGGCCTAGGCATGTTCGGCGAAGAACCCGGATTCCAAATCTCCCAACGCGCAGACTACATCGAGCAAGAAATCTCCCTAGAAACGACACTTAACCGCGGAATCATCAACACCCGAGACGAACCACACGCAGACGCAAAACGCTTCGGCAGACTACACATAATCATCGGCGACGCCAACATGTCCCACACGTCAACCCTGCTCAAACTCGGCACCACATCACTAGTCATGGACGCAATCGAAGCAGGCGCCAACTTCAACGACCTCACCCTAAAAACCCCCGTAGCCGAACTCAAACACGTCTCCCGAGACCTATCACTAACCCACAAACTCACACTCGTCGACGGACGCCAACTCACCGCACTTGAACTACTACGCGAATACCACAACCGAGTCGAAGCCGACGAAACCGTGCACCCACTATGGGCGGAAACCATAGAAAAACTCCACACCGGCGGACCACACGCCTGCGCAGACACCTTAGACTGGTGCGCCAAATGGGCACTGATTTCCTCATACACCAACCGAGGCATCGGCATCACAGACGCCAAACTCAAACTCATCGACCTACAATACGCAGACATCGACCCGTCGAAAAGCTTGTACCATGCACTAGTACGAAACTCAGCAATGCAAACACTCGTAACCACAGACATGATCGAACACGCAGCATGGCACCCACCAACAGACACCCGCGCCTACCTTCGCGGTGAATTAATTAAACGCGTATCCCACCTCATCGACTCCGCAAGCTGGGAAGTAATGTCAATCTTCGGCCAACGAATCTTCATGCCAGAAGTCACAACCCACACAAAGCAGCACACCGAAACATCTTTGAGTATTCTGCCTAACATAACCGAATTTCTAGCCGACATGCGCGCGAAAGGACTCATGGAATAA
- the arc gene encoding proteasome ATPase — translation MHPSETAQPSKAHSELIERNAKLAELLQSSRTKLQVLHQQLEQMAAPPSTYGTFLEFSHPTSTDAPGEQVRCAEVFTTNRRMRLLVSPLVDPSSLVPGVQVRLGEANHIVEACGFNTTGELGIMVEMIGADRALVSDHNGEERIVKLAEPLLSGERKIPRAGDTVLLDAKAGYVFEVIPKTEVSRLALEEIPQVTYADIGGLDSQIEQIQDAVELPFTYPDLYHSYDLQPPKGVLLYGPPGCGKTLIAKAVANSLSSRIGDGSASYFINVKGPELLNKFVGETERRIRLIFERARELAEDGRPVIVFFDEMESIFRTRGSGVSSDMETTVVPQLLTELDGVESLSNVIVIGATNREELIDPALLRPGRLDVKIRVERPTKENARDIFSRHLTNRVPLAEDINTLINAAVDHMFAPRPYVELGLVTGETEIIHYRDFVSGAMIANVVDRAKKYAIKAHLQGDQQGITTQHLITAIDAENSESEDMPNTANPDEWSRILGRSGARVAVARVIGTRS, via the coding sequence ATGCATCCTTCTGAAACTGCGCAACCATCTAAAGCACATTCGGAACTGATCGAGCGCAACGCCAAACTGGCGGAACTGCTACAATCCTCCCGGACAAAGCTTCAGGTCCTACATCAGCAGTTGGAGCAAATGGCAGCACCGCCATCAACATATGGCACCTTCCTAGAATTTTCCCACCCCACTAGCACCGACGCGCCGGGGGAGCAGGTCAGATGCGCAGAAGTTTTTACCACTAACCGACGCATGCGTCTTTTGGTCTCCCCTCTAGTAGATCCATCATCACTGGTGCCAGGTGTTCAAGTTCGACTAGGCGAAGCTAATCATATCGTTGAAGCATGTGGCTTCAACACCACCGGGGAGCTTGGCATAATGGTGGAAATGATCGGTGCCGATCGAGCCCTAGTATCTGATCACAATGGCGAGGAACGCATCGTCAAACTTGCGGAGCCACTACTAAGTGGTGAGCGAAAAATTCCCCGCGCCGGTGACACCGTATTACTAGATGCAAAAGCTGGTTACGTTTTTGAAGTAATACCCAAAACCGAGGTATCACGCCTAGCTTTAGAAGAAATTCCACAGGTCACCTACGCAGACATCGGAGGGCTTGATAGCCAAATCGAGCAAATCCAAGATGCGGTAGAACTACCTTTTACCTACCCCGACCTATATCACAGCTATGACCTACAGCCACCTAAAGGCGTACTACTTTATGGGCCACCCGGCTGCGGAAAGACACTAATTGCAAAAGCAGTCGCAAATTCCCTATCCAGCAGGATCGGGGACGGTTCGGCCAGCTACTTCATCAACGTCAAAGGCCCCGAACTACTAAACAAATTTGTAGGAGAGACGGAACGACGCATTCGGCTAATTTTTGAACGAGCACGCGAACTAGCCGAAGACGGACGTCCCGTCATTGTATTTTTTGACGAAATGGAGTCAATCTTTCGAACAAGAGGATCAGGAGTCTCCTCTGACATGGAAACCACCGTTGTGCCACAATTGCTAACCGAACTTGACGGCGTCGAATCCCTAAGTAACGTTATCGTAATTGGTGCAACTAACCGAGAAGAACTCATTGATCCAGCCCTCCTGCGCCCCGGCCGACTAGACGTAAAAATTCGGGTAGAAAGACCAACCAAGGAAAACGCACGCGACATCTTCAGCCGACACCTCACCAACCGCGTCCCACTAGCCGAAGACATCAACACCCTCATCAACGCCGCAGTCGACCACATGTTTGCACCCCGACCCTATGTTGAACTAGGACTAGTCACCGGTGAAACCGAAATCATCCACTATCGCGATTTTGTCTCCGGCGCCATGATCGCAAACGTCGTCGACCGTGCCAAAAAATACGCCATCAAAGCACATCTACAAGGCGACCAACAAGGAATCACCACACAGCACCTAATTACAGCCATCGACGCCGAAAACAGCGAAAGCGAAGACATGCCCAACACCGCAAACCCCGACGAATGGTCCCGAATCCTAGGCCGCAGCGGCGCTCGCGTAGCAGTAGCCCGCGTTATCGGAACCCGGAGTTAA
- a CDS encoding tRNA (adenine-N1)-methyltransferase has product MAYSGPFQPGDRVQLTDPKRRHSTIILEEDGQFFTHKGVIKHNDIIGADEGTVVKSEQGTEYLCFRHLMVDHVLSMPRGAAVIYPKDSAQILVEGDIFPGARVLEAGAGSGALSMALLRAVGDKGEVISYEIRQDHLEYAENNVDEYFGHRPENWSPRLGDLKEVTLDDIGGPVDRIILDMLEPWECLEVAKNLLLPGGVFMTYVATVPQLMKVMEGIREQKCFTEPRAWESLIRDWRVEGLATRPEHRMNAHTAFLVWTRRLADGVTPPRPQRRARK; this is encoded by the coding sequence ATGGCATATTCAGGACCCTTTCAACCCGGCGACCGCGTACAATTAACCGACCCCAAACGACGACATTCCACCATCATCTTGGAAGAAGATGGCCAGTTTTTCACCCACAAAGGCGTCATTAAACATAACGACATCATTGGCGCCGATGAAGGAACCGTCGTCAAAAGCGAACAAGGCACTGAATACCTCTGCTTCCGGCACCTCATGGTCGACCATGTACTATCCATGCCACGTGGCGCAGCCGTTATCTACCCGAAAGACTCCGCCCAGATCCTCGTCGAAGGCGACATTTTTCCCGGCGCGCGCGTCTTGGAAGCAGGCGCAGGCTCAGGCGCACTCTCCATGGCATTACTACGGGCAGTCGGTGACAAAGGTGAAGTCATCTCCTACGAAATCAGACAAGACCACCTAGAATACGCCGAGAACAACGTCGACGAATACTTCGGCCACCGCCCCGAAAACTGGAGCCCACGCCTAGGCGACCTTAAAGAAGTCACTCTCGACGATATCGGCGGCCCCGTCGACCGGATCATTCTTGACATGCTCGAACCCTGGGAATGCCTAGAAGTCGCAAAAAACCTCCTGCTGCCCGGCGGAGTCTTCATGACCTACGTAGCTACCGTACCGCAACTTATGAAAGTCATGGAGGGCATACGGGAACAAAAATGCTTCACCGAACCACGCGCCTGGGAATCCCTAATCCGAGATTGGCGAGTCGAGGGACTAGCGACCCGACCGGAACATCGCATGAACGCTCACACCGCATTTCTCGTATGGACCAGACGCCTAGCAGACGGGGTAACCCCGCCACGGCCGCAACGCCGCGCACGGAAATAG
- a CDS encoding M18 family aminopeptidase produces the protein MIWDFISYIAASPSSFHAADQGATLLRAAGFSPVVETEQWNAEPGGHYLIRDGALMAWFVPETAGPQSGFRIVGAHTDSPGFKLKFNGNSTAFGFNQANVEVYGGPIIPSWFDRELVLAGQVCLADGTTKLVATPPLLRIPHLAIHLDRSANESFSPDRQRHLMPIFGVDPTVNLMDIVAESAGVGHNQILSHDLITTDAQPGECFGIKSQLVAAGRLDNLSSVFAGITALIQAAQDIVIDGSGGDDVLVLACFDHEEVGSQSATGAGGPLLEDVLLRTATQLGANTDEHKQMLQRSFCVSADAAHSIHPNYSSQHDHENFPILGHGPVLKINANQRYASTAPTQQRWLSTCAAAGITSQVFVGNNSVPCGSTIGPITATRLGIPTVDVGIPLLSMHSARELCHTTDLEQFTSALTTFFVI, from the coding sequence ATGATTTGGGATTTCATCAGTTACATCGCAGCAAGCCCCAGCTCCTTCCACGCTGCCGACCAAGGTGCCACACTTCTCAGGGCCGCAGGGTTTAGCCCTGTGGTAGAAACTGAGCAATGGAACGCTGAACCAGGCGGACACTATCTGATCCGTGACGGCGCCCTCATGGCGTGGTTCGTTCCCGAAACCGCTGGCCCACAATCAGGATTTCGGATTGTCGGCGCACACACTGATTCACCCGGATTCAAACTGAAATTCAACGGCAACTCCACCGCCTTTGGCTTCAACCAAGCAAACGTCGAAGTATATGGCGGCCCAATCATACCGAGCTGGTTTGACCGGGAACTGGTACTCGCTGGCCAAGTATGTTTGGCAGACGGAACAACAAAACTGGTTGCAACACCACCTCTACTACGCATTCCGCATTTGGCCATCCACCTAGATCGCAGTGCTAATGAATCTTTTAGCCCGGATAGACAACGCCACCTCATGCCAATTTTCGGAGTCGACCCAACAGTTAACCTCATGGACATCGTCGCCGAATCAGCAGGAGTGGGACACAACCAAATCCTAAGCCACGACTTAATCACCACAGACGCACAACCCGGAGAATGCTTTGGCATTAAGTCACAGCTAGTCGCGGCTGGCCGATTAGATAACCTAAGCTCCGTTTTCGCGGGAATAACCGCTTTGATCCAAGCGGCTCAGGATATTGTCATTGACGGCAGCGGCGGGGACGATGTACTCGTCTTAGCCTGCTTCGATCATGAGGAAGTCGGATCCCAGTCTGCAACCGGTGCTGGCGGTCCACTATTGGAGGATGTACTACTTAGAACGGCCACTCAACTCGGGGCTAATACAGACGAACACAAACAAATGCTACAGCGCTCCTTCTGTGTCTCCGCTGATGCTGCACATTCCATCCACCCCAACTATTCTTCCCAGCACGATCACGAGAATTTCCCAATACTTGGACACGGACCAGTTTTAAAAATTAACGCAAATCAGCGATACGCTTCGACTGCCCCTACACAACAGCGGTGGTTATCCACCTGCGCAGCTGCCGGAATAACCTCACAAGTGTTCGTCGGCAACAACTCAGTACCATGTGGTTCAACCATCGGACCAATCACAGCAACAAGACTCGGGATCCCTACAGTCGATGTCGGAATCCCTCTCTTAAGCATGCACTCCGCACGAGAGCTATGCCACACAACTGACCTCGAACAATTCACCAGTGCGCTAACCACATTCTTTGTCATCTGA